CCGGGAGCTGGACCTGGGCGACTACGCCGCCTGGGACGAGTCCGCCCGCCAGGCGTTCCTGATCCGCGAGTTGAACAATCCCCGCCCGCTCATCCCCCGCGGCTTCCAGCCGGACGAGGAAGTCCAGGAGACCCTGGATACCTTCCGGGTCATCGCCGAGCAGGGCCCGGAGAGCCTGGGTGCCTACGTCATCTCCATGGCGGCGACGCCATCGGACATTCTGGCGGTGGAACTGCTGCAGAAAGAGGCAGGGGTGAAGCACTACCTACGCGTGGTGCCCCTGTTCGAAACCCTGGACGACCTCAATGGCGCCGAGGACTGCCTTGAGCGGTTGCTGGAGATCGACTGGTATCGTCAGCGGATCGGCGGCCACCAGGAGGTGATGATCGGCTACTCCGACTCCGGCAAGGATGCCGGCCATCTCACCGCCGCCTGGGCGCTTTACCAGACGCAGGAGCGGCTGGTGGCCTGCTGTCGCCGCAACAATGTCAAGCTCACCCTGTTCCACGGCCGCGGCGGCTCCATCGGCCGCGGCGGCGGTCCCACCCACGCCGCCATCCTGTCGCAGCCACCGGGCTCGGTACAGGGCAGCCTGCGGGCCACCGAGCAGGGGGAGGTCATCCAGGCGAAGTTCGGCCTGCCGGGAATCGCCCTGCGCAATCTCGAGCTCTACACCACCGCGGTCCTGGAGGCGACCCTGCAGCCGCCGCCGGAACCGGAACAGAGCTGGCGGGATCTCATGGACCAGCTCTCCGGCGTCGCCGTGGAGAACTACCGCGGCATGGTCCGCCATACCCCGGAATTCGTTGACTACTTCCGCTCGGCCACGCCAGAGCAGGAGATCGCCGGTCTCACCATCGGCTCCCGGCCGGCGAAACGTCGCAAGGAAGGCGGTGTGGAGAGTCTGCGGGCGATCCCGTGGATTTTCAGCTGGACCCAGACCCGCCTGCTGTTGCCGGCCTGGCTGGGTGTCGGCGAAGCGCTCGCCCACGCGCAGAAAGAGGGCCGCACCGAGGAATTGCAGACCATGTTCCGGGACTGGCCATTCTTCCACGCCTTCCTGGACATGGTGGAGATGGTGCTGGCCAAGGGCGACCCGGACGTGGCCGCCATGTATGACCGCCGCCTGGTACCGGAAGGGCTGCAACCCCTGGGACAGGATCTGCGCGGGCGCTACCGCACTACCCTGAACAGCGTGCTGACCGTCACCGGCCACGAGCGGCCGCTATCGGATTTCCCCGTGGTCCGGCGCTCGGTGGACGTGCGCAACCCGTACGTGGATCCGCTCAACCGGCTGCAGGTGGAGCTGCTGCACCGGGTCCGCCACCGTAACGAGGAACACCTGCGCAAGGCGCTGCAGGTATGCATCAACGGCATCGCGGCAGGCATGCGCAACACCGGGTAACCGGCACCGTAGGAGCGGCTTCAGCCGCGACCGGTCTTGATGCAGGCTCTGGAAGGTCGCGGCTGAAGCCGCTCCTACGCTGGCGCCCATCCGGTTTGGGGATCTCGGCAACGACAACGGAAACGGCTCAATGCACGATTACCAACGCGAATTCCTCGACTTCGCCCTGGAGCAGAATGTGCTCCGGTTCGGCGAATTCACGCTGAAGTCCGGGCGCGTCAGCCCCTACTTCTTCAATGCCGGCCTGTTCAACACCGGCGCGACGCTGGGGGCCCTGGGACGCTACTACGCCCGCGCCATCACCGCCTCCGGCATCGGCTTCGACATGCTCTTCGGCCCCGCCTACAAGGGCATCCCCCTGGCCAGCGCCACCGCCGTGGCCCTGGCCGCCCATCACGGCCGGGACGTGCCCTGGGCGTTCAACCGCAAGGAGGCCAAGGACCACGGCGAGGGCGGCACCATCGTCGGCGCACCACTGGTCGGACGGGTGCTGGTGATCGATGACGTCATCTCGG
The DNA window shown above is from Aquisalimonas sp. 2447 and carries:
- the ppc gene encoding phosphoenolpyruvate carboxylase, which encodes MSERTAADQPLREDIRELGELLGEVIREQGGEPLFNTVETVRRLAKQARAGDDDAARELEETLTGLEDERIMPVVRAFSHFLNLANIAEQHHRVRRSRAWARAPDSGPLRGSLEEGFERVAATTEPDDLYAAVCSMQVGLVLTAHPTEVTRRTLLQKHNNIASTLETQDRQDLTPEESGALAQSLKGEVTAAWYTDEIRQRRPSPLDEARWGYAVVEQTLWDAIPRHARRMDRMLHHYTGRGLPLDVSPIRFGSWMGGDRDGNPRVTARVTRDACLMARWQAASLYEKEIGQLISELSLQCRDSELSEQVGDAWEPYRVMLKRVRARLRLTLRWLEARLEGKTAPEGEIYRDAEDLRRPLLACYHSLHRCGAGVVADGRLLDLLRRLSCFGLTLMRIDIRQEAGRHASALAAITRELDLGDYAAWDESARQAFLIRELNNPRPLIPRGFQPDEEVQETLDTFRVIAEQGPESLGAYVISMAATPSDILAVELLQKEAGVKHYLRVVPLFETLDDLNGAEDCLERLLEIDWYRQRIGGHQEVMIGYSDSGKDAGHLTAAWALYQTQERLVACCRRNNVKLTLFHGRGGSIGRGGGPTHAAILSQPPGSVQGSLRATEQGEVIQAKFGLPGIALRNLELYTTAVLEATLQPPPEPEQSWRDLMDQLSGVAVENYRGMVRHTPEFVDYFRSATPEQEIAGLTIGSRPAKRRKEGGVESLRAIPWIFSWTQTRLLLPAWLGVGEALAHAQKEGRTEELQTMFRDWPFFHAFLDMVEMVLAKGDPDVAAMYDRRLVPEGLQPLGQDLRGRYRTTLNSVLTVTGHERPLSDFPVVRRSVDVRNPYVDPLNRLQVELLHRVRHRNEEHLRKALQVCINGIAAGMRNTG
- the pyrE gene encoding orotate phosphoribosyltransferase, producing MHDYQREFLDFALEQNVLRFGEFTLKSGRVSPYFFNAGLFNTGATLGALGRYYARAITASGIGFDMLFGPAYKGIPLASATAVALAAHHGRDVPWAFNRKEAKDHGEGGTIVGAPLVGRVLVIDDVISAGTSVAESADMIGAAGAELAGVAIALDRKERGSGERSAVQQVRDQYGAPVVPIVDLDDLVTWLAERGDRDAALAAIRDYRQRYGA